The genomic region CTTTGGTATCATCAGATGGATCGGTCAGGATCTCGTTCATTTCCTCATCAAAGAACCCACGTTTGTAGGCTATCTCAACTGGCACTCTGTGACTTTCCTCTGGGTCAATGATTCCACCTGTGGCAATCTGGGCTTCCAAGAGACGGATACCATGATCTTTCAGGATGAGCCCCTTTTTCATGGCCTGAAACAAGGAGATTGTATTGCCCGAATAAGGATCTCTATATCCAGTCACAGCTCTCTCTGCAGAGAGAAGCTTGTCTTTGAATTCTGGACCTACAATTCCCATTCTCACTGCTTCACTGACAGTCAGTTTGAGATTTTTGATTGGGTCAATGACAAAGGCAGTGGCTGCCTGGGCCTCAAGTAGCTCAAACGCAGTTCCTGGCCTAATCATGTTCTTCTTCATGGCCTGGTAAATTGATAGACGTTCCTTTGTGGACTCCAAAAACACACCAGCAATACAGCTGGTGCCTTCAAGGTACCTTGATAGCCTCTCGCTCACCTCCTCCACTGAAATAAGACCTTCATTCAGTTGGGTGACAGTCTCCTGATCGATAATTTGTGACCTGAGCAGCTCTTCCATTGTGATTTGTTTCCTGAGACCTTTGAATGTCAGCCTCTTGTCTCCCAGTGAGAGGAGTCGCAATCCACCATCTAACTTGCATCTCTTGAGCAGCTGTGAATATGGTAGTTTCTCATCTGTGACAGGGTCAACAAAACCTTTAACTTCACTAGCCAGTTTCTCATTGGTTTCCTTGTTGATATAGCCTCTTTGTATGGCAATGTCTGTTGGCAGATGGAATTGGAATTCAGGATCAATAATACCACCAGTGGCAGTCTGTGCCTCTAACATTTTCAGAGCATAATCCTCTGGAACAAGATCCTTCTTCATGGCCTGGAAAAGAGATATGATTTTCCCACTGTATGGATCTTTGTATCCTGTGACCGCTCTTTCTGCTGAGAGAAGTTTATCATGGATCTCAGGTCCAACAACACCTTTACGAACAGCTTCATCAACAGTGAGTGTCTCATTCTTTACTGGATCAACGAGGAATCCTGTCGCAGCTTGGGCTTCTAGGAGGTTCATGGCTACTTCTTGTTTAAGAAAACCTCTCTTCATTGCTTGGTATATGCTTACCTTGGAACTTGAGTCAGTTGTGACCCCAGCAACACAGCCTGTGCCGTAGAGATACTGTTTTACACTGGTCATCTCCATTATGTCGCGAATATTCCTCTTGCCCTGTTTAAGAAGGTTATATGTCTCCAAGTCGATGATGCGGGCATTGTAGAGCTCCTCAATAGTTATTCTTCTTCTCAAAGTCTTATATGACAGTGGACTGTCATTTCGAATTATCTCCCTCTGCTCCATTATctcaataataatgatgatcatCCTCTCTTTAGTGATTTTGCCAGAGCGATATTCATCCATTAGCTTCTGCCTCTCCGATTCTGGAATCATATTTGAATTCATGACATCCCAGAGGTTCAATGGTTTATCAGCAAGGCCTTCAATTGGAATATCAATCTGGGTGTCGGTCAGGTCACTCTCCGTTTGTTCCTCGGTGTAGAGGTATGTCTTCTCCACAACAGTTGGCGACTGAGGTTTGGAGAGTGGGAGGATGTACAGGCCAGTCTCTGGATCtctttgacatttgtttttaagCTGTCTATAGGTTGCATTCTCGTCACTTTCTGGGTCTGAGAAAGCCTTATTATCATCAGTTGGTTCAGATAGGGTCTTTGCAACTGCTTTGCTGAAAATGTTCTTCTGATATGCAACATCATCTGGGACACGATGGCTATTTACAGGGTCAATGATTCCTCCGCTAACCATTTGTGCCTCCAACAGTGGCATGGCGTGCTCTTTTAGGATGAGATCTTTCTGCATTGCTTCAAACAGGGAAATTTTGCTTCCTGTGAATGGATCTTTATAGCCAGTGACAGCTTTTTCTGCAGAGAGGAGTTTTTCATGTAGCTCTGGACCAACAAGGCCTGACTTCACTGCCTCATCTACTGACAGACACTGGTTCCTCACTGGATCTACAATGAACCCAGTTGCAGCTTGGGCCTCAAGAAGTGAAAGCCCTGTGGTATGTCTGAGGAGCTTTTTCTTCATAGCCTGATAAAtgcttattttctcttttgttagCTCAAGGCAGATTCCAGCAATGCTATCAGATCCCTTGAGGTATTTATTGATGTCGGGATTCTTTTCAGTGACTTGTTTAGGTGTTGTTTTGCCTTGTTGAATGAGCTCGAAGGTTGGTTTGTCAATAATTTTGGAATCATACAGGGAGACTGCAGGGACAGGGGCTCTGAGTCCCTTGAAGCTGGACTGTTCTTGTTTTTTGGCCTCTTTGTCATCCACAATTGTGACAACAATTTTGATGATCCTTTCAATTGTAATCTTTCCAGACCTAAACTGTCTGAGGAGGTCAAGCCTTTGTTCCTCAGTGAGATATTCAGAGTTGATGATTTCCCAGATGGTCATCTTTCTGCCTTTAAATGGTCCAGAGTCAATCTCAACAGTGGCCTGAGTCATAGCCTCTTTTGTCTGGGCTTCGGTGTATGATGGCTCCTCCTTTGCATTGATTGCTTCatcagaaagaggaagaagctggAGACCAGTTTTCTCGTCAGTGACACATCTCTTGAAGAGCTCTGAGTAGGTGACCTTTTCTTTAGTGTTGGGGTCAAAGAAGCATTTAGTTTCATCAGTGGGACTGCTCAAAacctgtttcatttcatcatcaaaatAATTTCTCTTGCAGGCAATATCATGTGAAATGCGATGGCTTTTTACAGGATCAATGATGCCACCGGTGGTCATTTGGGCATCGAGTAGTCGGATTCCTTGTTCCTTAGGTATGAGATCCTTTTTCATTGCTTGATAGAGAGAAACAGTTTTTCCAGTGTAAGGATCTTTGAAACCTGTGACAGCTCTCTCTGCAGACAGGAGCTTTTCATGCAGCTCAGGACCAACAACACCTGCTTTGACAGCTTCATCAACTGTGTACTTCTGATTCTGTACAGGGTCAACCACATAGCCTGTTCCTGCTTGGGCCTCGAGCATAATCAAGGCAGGCCCCTGCCTCATTATATCATTTTTCATGGCTTGATAAAAGGACATTGTCTCTTTGGTTGAGTCAGTCACTACACCTGCAATGCAATTTGTCCCTTTCAATGCTTTATGGACATGCTCCATTTCAGACACCTCTTTGACTGTCTTTTTGCCCTTGTTTAATTTGTTGAACAGGTCTTTATCAATGATTTTGGATTCCAGAAGCTCAGCGGCAGGGACAGGTGCTCTCAGACCATCAAAAGtaatttccttcttcttctccttctcctctgcaaCTGTAATCACTATCTTAATGATCTTTTCAATTGTGATTTTGCCGGTCTTGTATTGCCGGAGGAGGTCCTTCTTCTGGTCCTCAGTGAAGTACTCAGAGTTTATTATTTCCCAAATGGTGACTGTCTTTCCCTTGAATTTTCCAAATGGCACCGACACAGTTGTGTTGCTGAACACATCCTTGGTCTCCTCCTCAGTGTATATGCTTGAGCACTGAGCAGCTTTGTCTGTGATTGGCAGGAGTAACAGACCGGTGTCGGGGTCAGTGACACATCTCGCCATTAGCTCAGAATACGTCAAAGGTTCCTGAGTGCTGGGGTCAAAGTATCCCTTTTGATCCTCTGAGGGGTTTTCCATAACCttattcatttctgcatcataTTGTCCCTGCTTGTAGGCGATTTCATTTGGTACACGGTGACTATTGATAGGGTCAACGATGCCACCAGTTGCAAGCTGGGCCTCAAGGACTCTGATGGCATGATCATGCTCTGTGAGACCCTTCTTCATAGCTTCAAAGAAAGAGATCTTCCCACCAGTATATGGGTCTTTGTAACCAACAACAGCTCTCTCAGCTGAAAGCATTTTGTTGTGCAGTTCCGGGCCAATCAAACCCTCCTTAACAGCCTCATTAACAGAAAGTTTCTGATTTTGAATAGGATCTAACATATAACCTGTAGCCGCCTGTGCCTCAAGAAGGATCAAGGCTGTGCCTGGAGTAATCTTTTTCTCTTCTGATGCTACATAGATGGACATTTTTTGCTTAGATGGTGTCAAAACACCGGCAATGCAATTCTTTCCTTTCAGAATTACTTTAAGTTTTTCGGTTTCACCAAGCTCTTGAGCAGTGGTTTTGCCATTTTTCAGGTTGTCAAAGTCCTTTTTGGGTAAAAGGCCAATTTCATGAAGTCTGCTTGCAGGTACCTTATCTCGAATACCATCAAAGGCTAATGGATCTGGTCTCTTTTCTACACTGTCTACCACATCGCTGGCATTTCTGCCATTGTAAACTGTACTTATTGTCTTAACTACTGTTACAGATTCTTTGGTGACTTGATCTTTTTGTGCGTCTTCAAGCTGCTGGAGCTTATCACGCAATTTCTGGTTTTCCTCTGCGAGAATCCTTTCCTGCTCTAGTCTCTGATTTTCCAGGTCCTGCATTTCTTTCTGCTTGCTAAGCATTGAGGTCTCAGCCTCTTTCTGCCTATTTAGGGCTGCATCCATGGTAGCCTggagtttcttcttctcctcctccatctgctgTCTCTGGCGCTCCTGTTCATCCTTGAGGGCCTTGGCCTTTTTGACCTCTTCTTCAAACTGGCTCTCCAGCTTCTTTTTCTGGTCTTCAATTAGTTTCTCCTTCTTCAACAGCATTTCCTTCTCAGTCAGGAATGACTGCTGAAGCACTGTTTTCTCGTGTTCCATTTGTTTCTGCTGTGCATCGGCGATCTGATAGAAAAGCAAGAGAAAACAAGTTACAATAGGTTTTTGGCTGAAGCacataattaattatttaaaaaatatgtacaaTTTGTGTATAATTTGTAATGGATAAAACTTGCACAATGCACTATGCTTATGCAATTAGAGATCAGAAATATTCACCAGTTGaagttatatatacatttttcaatttcTCAATGTATATTTACGCAAAATACTACTGAACCAATTTTTTACAACATTTTGTGGAGGCGTGGGGCATGAGCGAAGGACATTCAATTATTGAGCAGGTCCTGAAAAAAAGTGTGTTTCCAGTAATGATTCTCTCCTTGGTTTAACATGGCCATATAGGTCTGGGCAGAGACATGCCCTATCTGAGCttctgaaaatatttaaattttctaGCATCCCAAGATTTAAGATTTATTATTGTACTGCAGTATTCTTTGTATTTCTGactacataaatatatatatatatatatcatgaatcgaaatatttaaatgttatttctaAAATATCTTATAAAATGTTACGGTAAAACCAAattcatttacaccatgttactgtcctctgatatcctcttCCAGAGAGGAGTTCACGCCTGGACCACagcggacatttaggctaaaaacatggaaTAAATTATCTTGTTTCGcgtcgaatttgaatgtcagggcatacagacaccacaggagcagtatggaggcctgttatgtttttattctgtagtttgtttacgtttgaagaattgGTCACTATTTACTTCAATTTTTTGGGATTTGGCtccaacactgtttacccctgaaactccaaaaaggTTTTGTGGTCtcgaacacttcacccacccctcaatCGCTATAGTGGTGAGTATTTTTTTACATGCATTTCAATGTGAATATAGTCAGCAACCTTCAGCGACCTTCCtggaaattatatttatatttaacttcTTTTGTATGTAAAGTATATGTAATAATACTCACATTTAAACCTTCAATCTCTAAAACATTGTGCAGGCCTGGATCTAGACTGCTCAGATTGGGAGGGGCTATTAGACATCAGGGTAGGACAACTTTTGACAACAGTGGACTTTGTGTTGAGAGTTTTTCCAAGTTTTAAAGAACGCGCCTCAATAGGAAATTCAACCAAGCCATTGTATAAtgtaaatattgaatataaCAATAATACTACTAAAAGTGATTATTTTTTACACTTGCCACACACAGACTAGTGCAACCAAACTGTTTTATGCCTGCACGGAAGCACACATTCAGGTGAAGAGATCCAGTGAGGAAGCTATGAATGGACGCTGCTGTaattaaacacaacactgacgaTTATTTAATGAAACAGGTGTCATTGGTTTAAATATGTTACAAAAGAAGTTCAACAGCCAAGTTTAATTTTTTAGATGAACAAACTGTGAACAACTGGAGACTTTGGCTTGGCTGTCCTTTAAGTagcacctgaaggcagcactAATAATAATGAACGTTTGATCAATCTGTGCTTTTTATGAATGGATATCGGATCATTCAATTGAAGATCAATTTTAATCAAAGTATAGTTTAAAACCAATTTGGTTGGCAGAGTAGAAATTTGGGTGGGCATTGCCCCAGCCGACTTCTAGATCCAGGCCCGACATTGTGTTACCTACTGTAATCTGCAAAAACTTAGTTgagtacaaaataaaacattcctACAACTTTTTGGCAGCTCTGCCTATCGAAAGGTTACACTTGACTTCAACTGATTCACAGAACttagaaaatatagaaaaaatattTGGTCAGTTCagaaaaatcccccaaaaattaTCTCTGGATTTCAAAGCAATGGGACCAGCAACGTGACAAAATAGTGAATCATTGAAGCAATGGCCCTCTGAGTAGAGCGGCTCTACATGTATGGAGATTCTTTGGTAAATTATTCAGCATATGTTTAGACTTTTCACTAAATTGGTTGAGGATTGTCATAGTTTTCAGCCATTTTACCCTATTGTAAATAATGAAAGGTTCATCTATTTTATGTACTGCAAGTTCTGAACCTGAAAGAAATATGAAGCATGTCTTAAAATGAGGAAACATTCCAGGGTATGAGGGGACATTCAAGATGTGATTTGCATGAGCACAGTgcactgtaaataaatacaatttcattCATAAAGATTCGATTTCATGTTTAGTAAAATAAGAGAAAGATATAGAGAAATTAAAGGAAAAAGAGTGTTAGTTTTCTGATAGAATTCACAATGACATAAGCTGCTTTGTTATGCCATTTTTGACACAATACCTCTTTAGACTTATATTGAAGTTCCTCAGCATCCTGTTTCAGTCTAGACTTCTCCTTCTCTAGGTCTGCGATTGCTTTTCGTAAATCATCAGCCTCTTTACTGGTATTAAGTCTGTCGACCGTCATTTTTTCCACGACTGTCATTTTTTCTTTGGTGGCTATTTCAGTCTCATGAAGACGAGCAGCAATTGTGTCAGCTTGTTTCCTGAATTTCTTTGCCTCCTCTTCAGCTTTGGCCTGGGCTTCACTGAGCTGAGAAACCTGAAGCTTGAGTTTTTCAGCTTCAGCTATTATCTCCAATTGCCTTTTCCTTTCCGCTTCAAGGGATTTCTGGTACTCCTCAGTTTCCTCTTCTAGACGCTGCTGCATTAGTTGTTTATCCTCCAGCAACTTTTGTGCCTGCTGTTGAGCCAAGTCCTTCTGCCTTTGGAGCATCTCTGCCTCAGCTTTAAGTTTAGATGCCTCTTGTATGGCCTGCATTTTCTCTTTGAGCATTTTCTCTGCAAGAGTTCTTTGATGATTTAGATCATCTTCTGCAATCTGTCTTAAGCGTGCAGCCTCTTTGGCTTCTACACTAAGTCTAGCAGCGTCCTCTGCAAGATTTTTCATAGTTTCAGCCTCTTCTTCAAGGAATTTTTGAGTGTTATCTTTATCTTTCTTGATGAGGCGCTGGTTTTCCTCCTCAATTCTGATTTTTAGTTTGAGAAGTTCCTCCATCTGAATCTTGACTTTGAAcaactcctcctccacctggcCCTTTTGTTTGACAGCATCATCAACCTCATCCTTCAAGCgctgcagctcttcatccaGGACAGATTTCTGATTATCAGTTTCATCAAGCTGAAGTTTAACCTTTGTGAGCTCTTGCTCCACTTGGAACTTCTGCTTTAATGTTTGCTCTGCCAATTTTTTGTGCTTAGCCATTTCAGCGTCGGCATGATGCTTCTGCTTGAGTGCTGAAGTTTCTGCTTGTGCTCGTTTGGCAGCTTCAAATTCTGCCTCCTTCCTCATTCTCTCAGCATCCTCTTGAGCTTTGGCTTGGATTGCAGCTTCCTGCTCAGCAGCTGCTCTTTGGCGTTCCGCTTCTTCTGCTTGCTGACGGAAGagagctgcctctctctctgccttctcCTTAGCAGCCTCTGCCTCCTTGGCAAGCTGCTTGGCTTTTTCATATTCATCCTTAAGCTTCTTTTTCGTGATGCTGTCTTCCTTCTGTTGAGCAAGGACACTTTGAACTTGCTGCTCAGCTGCATTGCATTTCAAGGACGCTTGTTGGGCTGCGACAATCTGTTTTTCAGCTTCTTCGTCAGCCTCATCTTTCTGCTTTCGGGCTAGTTCTGCTTTCCTTTTCAGACGATCCAGCTCATCCTGGGCTGTCTTGCATTGTCTGCCTGCCTCTTCTTCAGCAGCTGTAATCTTTTTAACCTTCTCTTCcgcttccctcctcctcctctcctcctcaaggGCAAGCTGTCTTAGTTTCTctgactcctcctctgctctgagctTGCTTTGCTGAGTTTCCTCTGCaatgtttttcagtttgtttagcTCTAGCTCCAGGTCAAGTTTTCCTGATGAAGCCTTCTCAAAGTTGAGCTTAAGAATTCTGATCTCTTCCTCTACAACCCGCCTCTGTTTGAGTGTGTCATCCACTATGGCCTTTTGTCTTTCCATTTCAGTATCAGAGGATTTCTTGAGTTGAATAATTTTTTCCTCAATCTCTTGCTTGTGCTGGTTGGCCTGGTCTTCCAGAGCTTTCCTCTGGTACGCCTCATCCTCAGCATGTCGCCGGAGCCTCTCATTTTCTGCCTCCTTCTCTTTCAGAGCAATTTCGGCTTCTGTTTTTAAACGAGTCGCGTCACTTATTGCAGCCAGCTTCTCTTTGAGAATTCTCTCAGCCTCTGCTCTCTGACGAGCAGCCTCTTCCTCAGCAACTTGTCTCTGGTGCTTGGCCTCCTCTGAAATGGCTCTAAGCTTGCTTGCCTCGTCAGCCAGGTCCTTCATCTTGGCGGCTTCAGCCTCAAGAAGTTGTTTGCTCTTCTCTGTGTTGGACATGGTCTCCTTCTCTGCCTTGGACTTGAGCTGAATGAGTATATCCATTTCACTCCTCACTTTGGCCAGTTCATCCTCCAGCAGTTTCCTCTGTTGTTGAGCTGCAACAACTTCATTCTTCAGGCGGTAGAGTTCATCTTCAAGGAGggatctctgctgctctgcattgTCAAAGTCTGCCCTAAGACGAATCAGTTCTTGTTCTGCAGTGAGTTTCTGTTGAGCTGTGCTCTCAGCaatctttctctgcctctccagctcttttTCGGCCATATCCTTCTGCTTCAGGGCTGAGTCTTCAGCTTTGGCTCTCTTCTTAGCCTCACGCTCAGcctcgtctttttgtttttcagcttcCTCTTGAGCAAGGCTCTTTTTGTGAGCTTCTTCCTCAGCCTGGAGTCTCAGGCGGAGGGCCTCATTTGCTTTCTGCCTCCATTTTTCAAGCTCTTTTTCGGCCTCTTCCCTGGCATCATCTGCATCTTCCTGTTGTCTCTTAAGATGTGCTGCTTGTTGTTGCAGCTGAAGGACAGCACCATGCTCCTGTTTGAGGGATTCCTCTAACTTTGAGGTCTTTTCCACAAAGGAGTGTTGTTTGCTCTGGAGCTCAGTGGCAGCAGTCTTCTGGGCTACCTCCTGAGCGACCTTTATTTGTCTTGCCTTTTCTATTTCTGCTTGCTTCACCTGCCTTTCGGCCTCCTCGGCCTGCCTCTTTAGATTTTCAAGGTCTTCCAGGGCTATTTGCTTTTGCCTGGCAGCTTCCTTCTCTGCTTCAGATTTCAGTTGGAGTTCCTCCTCTGCCATGCGCTTTTTCTGGGTCTCTTCCTTGACTTGTTTGCGGAGCTTCTCGGCTTCCTCTTGGGCAGCCTTCCTGAGTTTCTCAGCCTCGGCCGCTCTCTCACGAAGTTGCTTGAGCTCAGATTCTGCAGTCGATTTTTGATGTACAGTTGTCTCCAGCTGAATCCTAATAAGGTGGATTTCCTCTTCAATCTTGAGCCTGCTTTGGAGAGCTTCATCCACTTGTTGACTTTTGTCGTTGATCTGCTGCTCTGACATGTTTTTGAGCTCATGCAGTTCCAgctggatgttgtgtttttgtttttctgcatctaCAGCAGCATTTTCTCTCTTGCTTACTTCCTGCTGCATTTTGAGCTTCAGCTCCTGAGCCTCTTTCTCAGCTTTGGCAATGGCCTTTGCGTGACCTTCGGCTAACTGCTTCTGTTTGTCTAACTCGGCCTGCATCTTGgccatttttttctgctcttcCGCTTTGAGTTTCTCTGCAGCTTTCTGCATTAGTGGAAGCAAATGGTAAAGAAAGGATTAAAATCAAGCATGACAGGTTAAAGGTAACACTTTACACTAACCAGCTCTAAACAGTGTGGCTTTAAGTTGTAATTACTATAGTAATTACAGCTTAATCACACTGGAGCGATTtaatgtactgtattacccaggcaatgttaatgttaaaaaaattagCTCAAAGATCAATCACTAGATGCAAATTAGATGCACAATCATCACAGTTAT from Pleuronectes platessa chromosome 10, fPlePla1.1, whole genome shotgun sequence harbors:
- the LOC128448984 gene encoding plectin isoform X8; the protein is MTSPQQKYRNFSSDSMGRERNHSDDGYFQGMLKATDGRKDERDRVQKKTFTKWVNKHLIKSQHHVTDLYEDLRDGHNLISLLEVLSGDTLPREKGRMRFHKLQNVQIALDFLRHRQVKLVNIRNDDIADGNPKLTLGLIWTIILHFQVSIAIADIQVNGQSEDMTAKEKLLLWSQRMTDGYQGIRCDNFTTSWRDGKLFNAVIHKHCPRHIDMGKVYRQNNIENLEQAFNVAEREMGVTRLLDPEDVDVPHPDEKSIITYVSSLYDAMPRPAAHDGARGNELELRWQEYYELVTILQQWMRHHIMIFEERKFPASYEEIELLWRQFLKFKETELPVKETDKSRSKHIYQSFESAVQSGQLKVPPTYHPIDVEKEWGRLHVAILERERLLRTEFERLERLQRIVIKVQMESGVWDEQLSHLETLLQTDIRLLNAGKPAKHTAEVERELDKADKMIRLLFNDVQLLKDGRHPQAEQMYRKVYHIHERLVNLRSDYNLRLKSSVTISHTNLVSSQQSTMKLRPELDDVTLRYVKDLLAWVEENQRRIDDAEWGSDLPSVESQLGSHRGLNQTVEDFRSKIERARADESQLSPVSKVAYKEYLGKLDLQYAKLLNSSKSRLRNLDLLHSFVSSSTKELMWLNEKEEEDVNFDWSDRNTNMTAKKDNYSGLMRELELREKKVNDIQTLGDKLVRDGHPGKKTVEAFTAALQTQWSWLLQLCCCIEAHLKENTAYYQFFADVKEAQDKMRKMQETMKKKYSCDRSTTATRLEDLLQDAVEEKEELNEFKTMVTGLNKRAKSIIQLKPRNPTTPIKGKMPIQAVCDFKQQEITVHKGDECALLNNSQPFKWKVRNHSGHEAVVPSVCFIVPPVNKEAVDSVSSLDGGHQQMVTMWQMLHVDMKSMLSWQYLMRDFTQIRSWNITMLRTMKTEEYRLMMRNLELHYQDYMRDSQDSQLFGPDDRMQIEGDYTKSTQHFDNLLRSMEKGQKNESLCKNYISEIKDLRLHIEDCEAKTVARIRKPLDKEPLKECIQKTTEQKKVQVELEGLKKDLDKVTVRTQDVLSSPQQSASAPVLRSELELTVQKMDHAHMLSSIYLDKLKTVDMVIRNTQGAEGVLKQYEDCLRDVHTVPSDVKEVENYRSKLKKMRVEAESEQPVFDSLEEELKKASAVSDKMYRVHSERDTELDHYRQLLSGLQDRWKAVFTQVDLRQRELEQLGRQLGYYRESYDWLISWIADAKQRQETIQAVSITDSKTLKEQLAQEKKLLEEIEKNKDSVDECQNYAKAYIDTIKDYELQLVAYKAQVEPLTSPVKKSKLDSASDNIIQEYVTLRTRYSELMTLTSQYIKFITDSQRRLENEEKAAEKLKAEEQKKMAKMQAELDKQKQLAEGHAKAIAKAEKEAQELKLKMQQEVSKRENAAVDAEKQKHNIQLELHELKNMSEQQINDKSQQVDEALQSRLKIEEEIHLIRIQLETTVHQKSTAESELKQLRERAAEAEKLRKAAQEEAEKLRKQVKEETQKKRMAEEELQLKSEAEKEAARQKQIALEDLENLKRQAEEAERQVKQAEIEKARQIKVAQEVAQKTAATELQSKQHSFVEKTSKLEESLKQEHGAVLQLQQQAAHLKRQQEDADDAREEAEKELEKWRQKANEALRLRLQAEEEAHKKSLAQEEAEKQKDEAEREAKKRAKAEDSALKQKDMAEKELERQRKIAESTAQQKLTAEQELIRLRADFDNAEQQRSLLEDELYRLKNEVVAAQQQRKLLEDELAKVRSEMDILIQLKSKAEKETMSNTEKSKQLLEAEAAKMKDLADEASKLRAISEEAKHQRQVAEEEAARQRAEAERILKEKLAAISDATRLKTEAEIALKEKEAENERLRRHAEDEAYQRKALEDQANQHKQEIEEKIIQLKKSSDTEMERQKAIVDDTLKQRRVVEEEIRILKLNFEKASSGKLDLELELNKLKNIAEETQQSKLRAEEESEKLRQLALEEERRRREAEEKVKKITAAEEEAGRQCKTAQDELDRLKRKAELARKQKDEADEEAEKQIVAAQQASLKCNAAEQQVQSVLAQQKEDSITKKKLKDEYEKAKQLAKEAEAAKEKAEREAALFRQQAEEAERQRAAAEQEAAIQAKAQEDAERMRKEAEFEAAKRAQAETSALKQKHHADAEMAKHKKLAEQTLKQKFQVEQELTKVKLQLDETDNQKSVLDEELQRLKDEVDDAVKQKGQVEEELFKVKIQMEELLKLKIRIEEENQRLIKKDKDNTQKFLEEEAETMKNLAEDAARLSVEAKEAARLRQIAEDDLNHQRTLAEKMLKEKMQAIQEASKLKAEAEMLQRQKDLAQQQAQKLLEDKQLMQQRLEEETEEYQKSLEAERKRQLEIIAEAEKLKLQVSQLSEAQAKAEEEAKKFRKQADTIAARLHETEIATKEKMTVVEKMTVDRLNTSKEADDLRKAIADLEKEKSRLKQDAEELQYKSKEIADAQQKQMEHEKTVLQQSFLTEKEMLLKKEKLIEDQKKKLESQFEEEVKKAKALKDEQERQRQQMEEEKKKLQATMDAALNRQKEAETSMLSKQKEMQDLENQRLEQERILAEENQKLRDKLQQLEDAQKDQVTKESVTVVKTISTVYNGRNASDVVDSVEKRPDPLAFDGIRDKVPASRLHEIGLLPKKDFDNLKNGKTTAQELGETEKLKVILKGKNCIAGVLTPSKQKMSIYVASEEKKITPGTALILLEAQAATGYMLDPIQNQKLSVNEAVKEGLIGPELHNKMLSAERAVVGYKDPYTGGKISFFEAMKKGLTEHDHAIRVLEAQLATGGIVDPINSHRVPNEIAYKQGQYDAEMNKVMENPSEDQKGYFDPSTQEPLTYSELMARCVTDPDTGLLLLPITDKAAQCSSIYTEEETKDVFSNTTVSVPFGKFKGKTVTIWEIINSEYFTEDQKKDLLRQYKTGKITIEKIIKIVITVAEEKEKKKEITFDGLRAPVPAAELLESKIIDKDLFNKLNKGKKTVKEVSEMEHVHKALKGTNCIAGVVTDSTKETMSFYQAMKNDIMRQGPALIMLEAQAGTGYVVDPVQNQKYTVDEAVKAGVVGPELHEKLLSAERAVTGFKDPYTGKTVSLYQAMKKDLIPKEQGIRLLDAQMTTGGIIDPVKSHRISHDIACKRNYFDDEMKQVLSSPTDETKCFFDPNTKEKVTYSELFKRCVTDEKTGLQLLPLSDEAINAKEEPSYTEAQTKEAMTQATVEIDSGPFKGRKMTIWEIINSEYLTEEQRLDLLRQFRSGKITIERIIKIVVTIVDDKEAKKQEQSSFKGLRAPVPAVSLYDSKIIDKPTFELIQQGKTTPKQVTEKNPDINKYLKGSDSIAGICLELTKEKISIYQAMKKKLLRHTTGLSLLEAQAATGFIVDPVRNQCLSVDEAVKSGLVGPELHEKLLSAEKAVTGYKDPFTGSKISLFEAMQKDLILKEHAMPLLEAQMVSGGIIDPVNSHRVPDDVAYQKNIFSKAVAKTLSEPTDDNKAFSDPESDENATYRQLKNKCQRDPETGLYILPLSKPQSPTVVEKTYLYTEEQTESDLTDTQIDIPIEGLADKPLNLWDVMNSNMIPESERQKLMDEYRSGKITKERMIIIIIEIMEQREIIRNDSPLSYKTLRRRITIEELYNARIIDLETYNLLKQGKRNIRDIMEMTSVKQYLYGTGCVAGVTTDSSSKVSIYQAMKRGFLKQEVAMNLLEAQAATGFLVDPVKNETLTVDEAVRKGVVGPEIHDKLLSAERAVTGYKDPYSGKIISLFQAMKKDLVPEDYALKMLEAQTATGGIIDPEFQFHLPTDIAIQRGYINKETNEKLASEVKGFVDPVTDEKLPYSQLLKRCKLDGGLRLLSLGDKRLTFKGLRKQITMEELLRSQIIDQETVTQLNEGLISVEEVSERLSRYLEGTSCIAGVFLESTKERLSIYQAMKKNMIRPGTAFELLEAQAATAFVIDPIKNLKLTVSEAVRMGIVGPEFKDKLLSAERAVTGYRDPYSGNTISLFQAMKKGLILKDHGIRLLEAQIATGGIIDPEESHRVPVEIAYKRGFFDEEMNEILTDPSDDTKGFFDPNTEENLTYLGLMERCITDPDTGLVLLLLKDKKRERKTSSKTSVRKRRVVIVDPETGKEMTVYEAYRKGLIDHQTYLELAEQECEWEEITTTSSDGNVKSLIIDRRSGRQYDVDDALSRGLIDQKALETYRSGNLSITEFADMLSGNMGGFRSRSSSFGSTTGSTFSSSMSPIPSVKAPAIIWNDPSELTGPIAGILDIDTLEKVSVTEAIHRNLVDNITGQRLLEAQACTGGIIDPTSGERLSVTDAAEKGLVDKIVVDRLNLAQKAFNGFEDPRTKVKMSASQALKKGWLYYEAGQRFLEIQYLTGGLIEPDVEDRVTLDESIRKGTIDARTAQKLRDVSAYSKYLTCPKTKLKISFKDAMDRSMIEEGTSLRLLEASSQSSKGLYSPYNVSNSGSAYGSRSGSRTGSRTGSRRGSIDAGSGFSMNFSSSSFSSSSTGYNRRF